Part of the Lotus japonicus ecotype B-129 chromosome 6, LjGifu_v1.2 genome, ATTtacaattaaataaatattgagTTAATCAAATCAAGTTGTTCTGCATTCTTAAATTTAAGTTCGTATGCAGTACAAGTAATTGTTCATCTCTGTGTGTCTCCTAAGTTACAGTTATCCTGTAAATGTAACCATCAGATATAAAAATCGTGTTCAAATGTAAAAATTCATTTCATACTTCCATTGTATCTTGCAATGAAGTAtatctaattttattttgagaaaCTACTTGTTGCTTATTTCATAGTGTTCTTCCAAATATGGTCTAAGGCCTTCTTTGTTGGCAGTCTGGGTAAATGTAGCCTTCCAGATCTTTTTTACCATGTTATATATTCATCATTATGAAATGTAATTAACGGAATTGAtccttttctcattttcttgtttGCCTTTGTCTTCGTGTTGACTTTTATATGTAAGTATGCGCAGTAGTGCAGTACACATTTGATTTTGCCTTATATGCaggttaattttaaaaaaacctTATTATGCTGTTTTGTCTTTGGTTTGGGGGCTGTATATGGAAAAAAATAACCTAATTATTTATCCTGAATCTGTTCAGCTGAGGATTTGCTTCAAAGGACTGCTTCAGAACATGCAGACCCTAACCATAAAACCCTTGGGCAGGTCCATGTTCAACACCAACATGTGATGAAGAATggtataaaaataaatatatattttcagtTTAACAAGTCACTTTTTGCAATGTTTTGGATCAGAATCCCTTTAACAAGACCCTAACCTATGTGTTTTTGTTGCTTTAGATTTTCCTGCACCCCTTGCTACAAAGATATATTGTTCACAAAGGACCAATCGATTGCGTGCCACGATTCGTCATCTTTACTTCCAGGACTCAAGTGAGGAATTTGGCACTGATGTTGCAAGTCCAAAGACATCATCTGGAGAGATGGTTGCATTACAAGATTCATCTCAAAGGGACCTTTCATGTGAACAAACGGACACTGTGCTCAACAAGGAGGTATGTCAATCTTCACTCTTATTATCCAAGGCTGACCATTTGTAGTATAGAATGAGTCTTGTGACCTAAATTATGTTGCTTGGATGTAATTCTGTTAGATGTATACATCAGATGGACATAATTCAATATTTTGCATGTTTTTGTGTTTAGgtactttgttttttttcttttggtcttATTTAAAACagagaaggaagaaaataatgagAAACTAAGGTCTAAACGTTGCCTGCTACTCTCTTTCcacaaaaagaaaagcaaagtTCCATGCTAATGATTAAAAACTGACCCATTATTTATTTTGACAATCAGAGCCAGGCAACGATGAGTGCAGCTCAAAAATCTGGTCATAGTCTTGAACAGAGCTCAGAAATTTGCTCGCTCAAAGCAAGAGGGCTGCCTAGTGGTGGCTTGTCAAATCAGTCTCATGTTGATAATGTTTCAAGGTCTGCACCCTCTCATGTTGGTTTAACAGGAAGCAACTATCTTCCAAAGTCTTATACTTTTGCAAGCAACACAGGTAATCTGTTGATTTAATTAAGTTGTCTTTTTGGTTTCACTTTTACACTCAGCTGCATGTGCATCAGCACCACTATGGAATATACTAAATTAAGAAAATTCATTAATCAATAAAAGAGTGTTTCACTATATTGCTAATGGGTTCACACATCATTTTAATGCTAACTGGTGATATGACTAGTTTTAAAGTGCAAGCTTTGACAAGAAGCAAACAAAGTCGTCGCTGTGATACCTTCCTTCTGATTGATGTGTTTTCTCTTGTAGGAAATCCACTGGGAACAGTACAACAACCAAACGGGAGTGTTTCTGTTATTTAGTAACCTTGGTGGGAAATTTTTGGCTCGGCAAAGTACAGGTAACCAATACATTAGGTTAGGATTAAGCTCCCTTTTTGAAGCTGATAAAGAAAATTACTCAAATTTTTTATCCTGGCATCTGCTTTGTAAAcgaaaacttcttatataatgGATggaaatgaagatttttttaattctctGATCGAATTTCATGCTTTCATGGTTAACTGCGGTAAGGGTGCTTTCTCTAATCTGTTGGCTGTTCTTAACTACTATACCAAACTCTTCTTTTAGAAAAAATAGTTAATAGTTAAATTTCCATAATCCTTAATGAACGCAGCCATTTGCAAAATAGATTTGCATCATTCATGCTATTACAAGGTTTCCCAGTATAAGAACATGTTTATAAATTGGACATGAAGGTTAAGATGTTATTAGCTGTTACTGATGGAGAGTTTTGAGCTCGATTGTCAAATTGATCGAAATTATAGGTCGAGTTAGCCTTTTTTTGGGATTGTTCTGAGGCCACTACTTGTCTGGTAAGTGCAAGGTATGGATGAATGATTGTCAGTTTGTATGTGCAGATATCTCATTCTCATCCATATCAAAATTATGGGTTTGTATATCTCATTTACTGTTCAATCTGATCGCCTATCCCTACATTCATTTGGCAGGACTCTTCCCATAATTATTTGTCATATCGATTAGAATTCTTTTAGGACTAGCAGAAATCCTGCACGTTTTTGCTGCTTGACATGTTTGAATCATTTATAAAACCAAAACCCTACTCATACGTTTCTTCCTTGGACTTTCAAACATCAACTTAAAATAAATTGAGGGTGAGAGACGTACATGTAGAATTCAGAATGTATATTTTGAATTTATAGAAAAAGTTAAATATTCAACGTGTTAGGAGAACATTAAAGCATATTTATAAAGGCCATAaataattactccctccggtcctatttataagcaacaaaaaaaaaattcacatagtttaagaaatgtagttaaacttgataaaatacattaaatttgtcttaaattaaaatgaacttccaaaattaccctttgttattagtgttggaaagtggaaaagagagagaataattaatgagacacattttacaagttagaattaataagggcatcattggaaaaaattaattaatatagctcaaactttcatttggttcttataaaaaggaccaagatttttcttctctttcatacttataaataggaccggagggagtaccatTCCCTTTACGTATCGAAGGTTGGATGGAAGTGGAAAGTGGGTGCTCCAATTCAATTAAGAATGGAGTATTTGTTTCAAGCATTTTAAAATTGAAGTGAGTGTGTATGTTGTCAACGGAGATTATAATTTGATTAATTTCTAAGTGGACGCATATGTTAATTCGATACTAGTCATGGACATGACTGCTTTTTGTCCCTTCTGGGGGGATTTTTGGTGATACTTGCTTCATATCTTTTTTTAATATCTAAAAGCAGCTTCTCCTTTTATGCCACCTGGAGTATAAAATATCAATAATAATGTGTTGAATATCTGATTGCTCCATTTCACGTAGTGGCACAATGGATTTCCAACTAGGTCAATCTGCTTTTGTTAGAccaaaaacaaaaggaaaagattagttggaaaataaaatattttttctttctaaagatatttatttttaaataatgtaAACTAAGTGTTATTAAAAATGGCttttaaagtaaaaaacaaagttTCATACGCAATTTTGTAATGGGATATCATAAGAACTAGGCAAGTAGTCTCTCTCACCGGTGTTACCAGGCGCCATGCCAAATAGTGTGTTGAATTTTGCCAGGTCCCTGTTTCTCTTCAGATGTGAATGCTTGCACTGATGAACTTGAAGTAGATACTTtctttgacccaaaaaaagagTAGATACTTTCTATTGTTAAATCATTTTAACACTTAtgtcatttttttaaatcaaccCTTTTGTCTTTTAAGTTTTAAGAATTGTCTCTATTCTATTTGTTCATATCTGCTAATGACATAAGGACATTACAAACatgttaatttctttttctgCTAATTACGTGTCAAATGTTTTCTAGAAATTTTCCAACAAGGAGAAAGAATGAGTTTGCAATGGTAAATTACATGTCGGTCAAAGGTATTAATTAGTATAATTTATgcaattaaaaaacaaatgatgttttTGGTcatcaataaaatcatgaaaactATGTAAGTCTTATTGGATGTTTGTATCTTCTAAAATTGACAACTAGTTTGTATGTTTTTTTGAAGGTATTACAATTGCGGTTGAAGCCGGCGACTTGATTTTGTTGAAGGGATTTCAAATTCTcaactcaatttttttattattatgataAGGTTCAAAATACATTTCAAATGTAACGAATAAAATTTAGGATTACCATAAGAAATTCATGTTAGAGATTAAACAATAAAAGCTTTTTTCATAGAGAAAGGAAGTATAAATTATATTGTTCAGGTACGTATACATAGAAATGAGCCATGGCGTCTTACTTATGCAACTTGTTTTATATCTTTTCAATTTAATACAGCAACCCAAGTCCCACGTTTTTGGTTAAATCTGGGTGCAACTCCATGAATCTTagtgtttttttattattatgtttCTTGCGTTTTGTTGTTGTACCATTTAGAACCactcaagtttttttatttaatgtagacTTATACATTGTGTTTATCTACTTTGGAAAATTTTAGATATGATTTCTAGTAAATTTATCAAAAAATTTAATAACTATACACATACGTAAGTTTCCCACAAATGTCtaaataaaattttctttttattttaattaaactataatataaaaaaaatattaaaatataattagatgCCTATGTAAAACTAATCTACGCTACAATTGTGAGGTCAGTTTTTACTATATAGTATGATTAATTTggaaaaagatgaaaaaagtAGCAGAACATGTTGATTGGTTCCATTAGCCTAATTCAATGGGAAgtgttatgacttatgagaaGTTGATAAGTACATTGATGGGAGTATAGAAAAATGGAATTCAACCCTATAATTATAAAAGGGAAGGTGATGATTGATATCTATAACAAACTTGAGCGTGTGAAAAGCAAAATTGGGTAGCAAATTAATCTAAGTGGTTGGTTGAAATGGGCCCTAACAATGTACTGAAAATCATTGTTTTTGCGTATTGATATTGGTATGGTGGGACTAGGAATACTGCTCTACCTACTGCTAAGCTGTGGTTAGAAGCCTAAACAGTGCCACAAATTAAGCTTATATATCCACCCACTTTTGGATGAGGACACAaggtttagtttctttttcttcactatAATGTTATCATTGATCTGAGCCATCGGTTTTGACTATACTCTAACCAACCGCTTACAACTCTAATGTTTGTTTATCTGTTGAATTGAATATGAACATCTTGTTTTCCTTCAATTCAACGATTTTGCTCGATTGGAAAATGGTTTACTGTGATTCATTTAAGGGAAAACAATAGAAGAAtagttaaatttattttaaattttaattaaaatgcaAATACATATTTTTGATTTAacaaaaactaattaatttatttttgatggaATTTAACAAAAATTAATTGGAAGTTTGTGTAAATACAATGTACACTGATGGTAACTTGTTTATGAATAATTATTTGTCTCGTTtaacaaatgttttttttaattcgaACTTGTACTCTCAATTTTATGGATTGTAGCATAACtacaaatataaaatataatttaaatttctcGTTTATCATGCACACAATTATACTGTTTTTTTGTTAATGGATAACCTTCGTTTGTAATTTTCCAGTGTACGTAGTATCTATGTGTGGGTCGCACGATACTTGATTATGGTAATGTTATTTTGTTTAGTCCAGGTTCAATGTTTATTGttgtcttttttcttttgaaaatatGTTTATTGTTGAATTAAGATATGATAATTATGCGATAATATACATCTATTAAGTATATATATTAACTACtaaaaaaagtatatatattAACAACTACTACCCGCTTATGATTAGTGgtgatttaattaatattaataccCCAAAACGGCAGAATGTTAAATCTATGTGCTGCTACTATAATATGCATTGGGCGAAGTTATCTATTTGTTTGTGATGAACAGTTTTGATTTTGAATGTGGAAGAATATTCTGGATCaaaatcataaaataataaagatATAACTGTAtgaaatgaaaaggaaaaagctATGGGCCCGTGCCGAAAGTATAATTCTTGATAGATTATCTTATTCTAGATTTGATCTAGTAGAGTTGCGAGGATAAGAAAAGAACAGAGATGATAGATGATATTTCatagaaaaataattgaaaGATAGAAAATATATGAGGATGAAATATAGTTTAAAGTTTAGGGTTTAAGAAATTAACTTGTAATTGCCTCTTTTatacagaaaatattttttattaacattTTTAATCACTTTAGGTCATTATCTTCCCCCTCTCAAACACCACCCAACCTCTACAACCATCACATAAAAGCTTTCTCTCACCTCACCCAAACCTCCCCTCCCCTTGCCCAAGGGTTCTTCTAAAATTTGAGCTGCAAGATGTTATGAGTCTCTCGAGATAGTACATGTTTCTAGAATGATAGTCATGAGTTTACACGGTGGGAGAGAGTAAAAGCTCTTTGACACTCTAGTCAGAATGAGAGTATTCAGAGGGAAACTCAAAGTTATGAAAAAACAATGTGATAGATAAAGGATCAGATCAAATCTGTATTAGGTATGGTAATATAAAAGACCATTTTTGGTGTAGTGAATGATCATACCCGAAGCATTATGCATTGGTGAAGTCTTTATGCAAACCTTCTGAGATGATGATTGCTCATAAACAATCTTGCCGTGATATTAGACTTATGTCTGCTCGGTCGTAAGTTGGACGAGGTGTGACTCGTTTCTCAGCGCCTCTGTTGATCACCATGAAGTCCACTTATGTACACTTATCCACTTCAAATGATATTGAACACAATACATTTTGAGCCCATCAATGCACTCAATGCAAACATATACAATAACTTACATGAATAATTTATATTTCAAGGTGAttgtaaaaagaaaaatctACTTAAAAGGTATAAAACTAGATAACATATACCTTTATTTTCACTTGCGCATGTTTGATTTTAGTGACATTTGTGCAAACGTTAACATACCGTATCTCAATATATCAACgcgaaaattaaaattattcatAATGAACTTACGtacttaatattaataatataattttacaATGTTGAGTTCAGTGTAAATCCATATTAACTCGAACAATAATCCAACATGGTAtacagggccggtcccgacattttggaggccctagACAAGATTCGAACCCGgtacataaaagtaacatacacagttactaaccactaaaccagctcaagtcattaataataacttgaacattaattattataactaaattttattttaggggaaagtttaatgagaaATTTTTTtaggccccttctttttggagaccctgggctgtgggcctgcttgcacatgTACAGGACCGGCCCTGATGATATATTGGCATATATTTCTATATTCCCACTATGTCACTATGACCACGCCACCTCCATTAGAGTAGAGACATTTCAGAATGGAAAGAGttgtttataaattataatacaaATAATTTAATGATTTAATACACA contains:
- the LOC130724725 gene encoding uncharacterized protein LOC130724725, with translation MVCCNICKKRIKDSQFAAHAELCRSLMHTEQTSSKLDGSKGNRKPPRKGRKKSSTRTTTAVGERRRSESLDNIDSIVVQSQSNSQIRMTSFSTEVKGNSTCVDAASMMDGTGINPGNKDRHASIMHPPTKRHKLMASTHLPGLESNETESGVIRTVSSTDGITPEDLLQRTASEHADPNHKTLGQVHVQHQHVMKNDFPAPLATKIYCSQRTNRLRATIRHLYFQDSSEEFGTDVASPKTSSGEMVALQDSSQRDLSCEQTDTVLNKESQATMSAAQKSGHSLEQSSEICSLKARGLPSGGLSNQSHVDNVSRSAPSHVGLTGSNYLPKSYTFASNTGNPLGTVQQPNGSVSVI